Below is a genomic region from Spirosoma radiotolerans.
CCGGGTCCTGGCGCAGGGGCCTTATTGGGGCTTGATGCTGGCGTTATGGCTGGTCTGCTCGGTACTGGCAGGAGCGTATCCGGCGTTGCTCCTATCGGGATTTCGGCCGGCAGTGGTGCTCAAAGGAACAACGAACGTCCGGTTTGGTGGCGCTGGATTACGACAGGTGTTTACCACCCTTCAGTTTACCGCTAGCATTGGTTTGCTGATTTGCAGCCTGGTGCTCTATACCCAGATGCGGTTTCTTCAAACCAAGAATTTGGGTATCAATCGAGAACAGGTCGTTGGTATGTATATCGACAGTGAACTGACGTCCCAATTCACAGCCATTCGCGATGCGGTTCGGCAGTGGGCGGGCGTCAACAATGTTGCCGCAACGAATACAAAGTTGTTTTCGCCTAACATCATGACCTATTTCATGGAAACGGCCAAAGGAAAAAAACAGCTTATGGTCAACGCACTGACCGTAGATAAACCTTTTTTCGACATGATGGGGGTGCGCTGGCAATACCCACCCGCTGGCTGGGAAACGGGTGCCGTTTCAAAAGAGTTAACCGTTTATAATCAAACCGTTCTGAAAGAAGCGGGTATTCGCGGCAACCCTCTTCAGCAACCGTCTCCTTTTAAAGGCACCGCTGCCAACGGAAGCCCCGATGGCGTTGTCGCCGATTTTCATGTACATAGTCTGCATGGACCGGTTTCGCCAATGATGCTGAGCGTTGTGAGTGATACAAGTCGGTCCATTACGGCCAATGGTGGGTATTTACTGATTCGGTTACGGCCACAAACCAATGTTCCGGAAGCACTCGCCCAACTCAAAGCTATTTATGAGCGCAGTCGCCCATCAGCGCCATTTGACTACTATTTTCTGGATGAAGCGTATGACAAACTCTATGCGAAAGAGGAACGGTTAGCCCGCTTATTCAACGGCTTTACGGCCCTTACGTTACTGGTAGCCTGTTTGGGCTTACTGGGTCTGATGACCTTTTCGGTCGAAGCCCGCACAAAGGAAATCGGGGTGCGGAAGGTACTGGGCGCATCGGTCAGCAGCATCGTTACGCTTCTCTCTAAAGACTTCCTGAAACTGGTATTGATATCCATTCTGGTAGCATCGCCCCTGGCCTGGTACGCCATGAACAAATGGTTAGAGGGATTTGCCTATAAAATCGACATTGTGTGGTGGATCTTTGCCCTGGCTGGAGGACTCGTAACGGGAATTGCCCTACTCACAATCAGCTTCCAGAGCATTCGGGCTGCTCTGATGAATCCGGTCAACTCATTACGCAGCGAATAACCGTATGCCGACCGCCAGACGGGCGGTCGGCATACAGCAACTTACTGAATCTTAGCCAGCCACAGCGAAGCGTTGATGTGTAGGGCCGGGTGCGATGTGTAACCCGAAGGCGCATCGCCCGACCAACCGTTAAACAGGCTATCGTTCGGATCACCCGTTCCGTCGTCGGCGGGTGAGCTGTCCCCGATAAACACAATACGTCCACTGCCATAAGTAGACAACAGCGCCATCACGCTCGTTGTGCTGCCTACGGTGCTGCTCATCCGCCAGAATAATCCCTGCACATTCGCATTGCTGGCCGGGTAAAGGGTAGCGGTCGAACCGTTATAAAATGCCAGCTTAGACGCCGTTCCGGCTACACCACCCAGTACTTTCTGTGCGTTGGCGTTCGAGCCTGTGTACACGTTCGTGGTTGGTTTCTCACTGATGTCTACATAGTCGATCGTAAAGCCAAACGGCTTGTTATTATTGATTCCGTTGTTCGACATCAGGTCATTCCAGACACGGGGTGAATCATAGCCGTCGCCATCCCGATCCGATGGATTATACCCATTGGGATCCGTGCCCGTCAGCGAGGGAGCCGTGTGGTCGGCAATCATCATCAGCCCTCCCCCATTCGAGACAAAGTTCATGATCGCTGTTTTTTCCGCTGCCGAAAACAATCGGTTCGGTTCCACCACCACATAAACGGCATAATTGCTCAGGTCCTGTGGATTAGCCGAATTGCCATAGGTAACGACTGAGCCACTGGGCAGTGTTTCGACCAGATTTCCCCGCTTCACCAGCTCGATGGCCCAAGATGATATAGCGCCCCGCCAGTACGTTTCTGTGGTGCTCGACGTAATGCCTGTATACGATGGTGTGGGGAAACGTTGCGCAAGTGTTTCAACCGTTGTTCCGCCGGTGTACATCGGTACGTTTTCAGTACCGTCGGCATCAATTTGCCAATCGGCACTGCCCGCGTTTTCGCGTTTACTGGCATCAAACAAAAAGGTCTTACCCGTCGCAGGTGGCGTTGTACCACCCGAATTGTCGGTAACGGCTATATCGTCGATGTTGATTCGGTTCGTTGACCCGGACACTTTTCGAATTTCCAGACGAACACTACCGGCTACATTCAGCGTAAAGGTTTGCGTTTGAAGCGTTGAGGTTGTTGTTACTGTAGCCCCGGTTTGCGTCCAGCTACTGCCCGCATTGGTCGAGTACCACAAACTCCACTGGCTTGCCGCATCGGAGCCATAGGTACCATGTTTGATACTGACCGTACTGATACCCGACGTGACGTCGAACAGCATGGTTAGTTTGCCCGTATTCCGAATCCGGGCCGACCAGGCTCCAGCTTTCAAATCGCCACTGAGATTCCCGATTACGCCATCATACAGATTCCAGGATTTTGATTGGAGCGTTACATTGTCCCCGCTGGATGAGCCGGTTGGCGAAACATCGTACGCCGTTTTTGGGCTGGTCGAACCGACCTCGAATCCCTCCGATAATGCAACCGCCTGCACCCGGGCCGAACGAAGCACGGTATTGGGGTCAACCGCCGGGGCCAGTTCGCTGAAGGAATGACAGCCGACCATGATTGCCCCCGCTACCAGACAGGTAATGAAAATGGTTCTTGATTTATTGGAATTGAGCATAACGAAGTGATTTAACGAATAGAATAAAGATGCACAAAGATTATGGCTTATTTGAGATTCAAATGACAAGAAGTTATTACTATTCTGTTATCTTATAATTTAAGTTGTGTAATAGTCCCTACAGGACCGCCCTGTTACCTCGCCACCTGGGTTATCCTACACGTTCTGTTCGCCTATACTGCCACAAATTGCGCACAGGTTGACTAAAATTGCCACTCATGTTTGTACCTGGGTTAATCCCAAGCAACGAAAGCGATTTTCTGCTGTCTTTGATCAAGATACCCCTCAACTGCTGGAACTATGCTTCGGAATTACATCAAAATTGCCTGGCGCAACATTGCCAAGAGTAAAGCTTTTTCGCTCATCAACGTGCTGGGTCTGGCACTGGGCATGACCTGTAGCCTGCTCATCATGCTCTGGGTGCAGGATGAACGCAGCATCGACCAGTTCCACACCAATGGTCCGCGCATTTATCAGGTGATGGAAAATCAGCAATGGACCGGCAACGACATCAGTACTACCTCAGCCACACCCGGCCCAATGGCCAGCGCCCTGACGGCCGAAATTCCGGAGGTAGAACGGTCCGTCAAGATTACCTGGCAGGAAGAACACCTGCTGACGGTAGGCGACAAAGCGTACAAAGAAAAGGGCCGCTATTCATCCCCCGATCTATTCCAGATCTTCTCGTTCCCATTGGTTCATGGTGAGTCGAAAACGGCGCTTACGGGTCCAACGGCCATCGTTATTTCGGAGAAAGTAGCCCAAAAGCTTTTTGGCCGGACCGATGTGCTGGGCCGGATGGTTCGCGTCGACAATAAAGAAGATCATCAGGTTACGGGCGTTGTTCGGGACATTCCGGCCACCTCATCGCTTAAGTTCGACTTCGTTTTGCCCGAAGCCCCCTACGAGAAGGAGAACAAATGGCTCGAAAAATGGGAAAACAACGGCATCAGGACGTATGCCCTGCTACACCAGAATGCCGACGTGAAGACGGTCAATGCCAAAATTTTGAACATGGTGCGGCAGCATGACAAAAACGTAACAACCATCACCACCTTCCTTTTTCCGTATGAGAAGGCCTACTTACAGTCGAAATTCACGAATGGCCAGCCAGACGGCGGCCGTATCGAATACGTGCGACTATTCACTATCGTGGCTATTTTTCTCCTGATTATTGCCTGCATCAACTTCATGAACCTGGCCACAGCCCGCTCCGCAAAACGGGCAAAGGAAGTAGGGATACGGAAAGTTGTGGGTGCCGAACGGTCGTACCTTGTGGGGCAGTTCGTAGGCGAAGCCATGCTGACCGCCCTGTTTTCACTACTCATTGCCATTGTTCTGGTACCTATTCTCCTCTCGCCCTTTAATACGCTGACGGAGAAACAAATAGAGATCCAATACGCCAATCCCTTATACTGGCTGACGTTGTTAGGACTGGCCCTGGTAACGGGGATTGTCTCGGGTAGCTACCCGGCCCTGTTCCTGTCATCGCTTCAACCGGTGAAAGTCCTTAAAGGGACCCTCCGGTTCAACTCAGGAGCGGTGTTATTTCGGCAGGGGTTGGTCGTATTTCAATTTGCTTTATCCCTGCTATTGATTATCGGCACGCTGATCGCTGGTCGGCAGGTGGATTATATTCGCACCAAGAACCTCGGCCTCGACCGCGAAAATGTGGTGTATATGACGCTGGAAGGCGATCTCCCGAAACGATTCGAGCCCTTCCGCCAGGAATTGTTGCAAGCGCCCGGTATTCAGTCTGTTTCTTCGGCGGGCAACGACCCGATGGAAATTGGCAGTTCGACCATTGGTGTCGAATGGACCGGCAAGCCCCAGAATGACAAGACGCTTTTCACCCAAATGGCGATCAGCTACGACTTTGTCAAAACGATGAAAATCAAGCTTCTCGAGGGCCGGGAGTTCGCCAAAGGCACCATTACCGATAGCACAAACTACATCGTTAACGAAGAAGCGGCCCGACGCATGGGCATGAAAAATCCGGTAGGCCAGAATTTAAAATTCTGGGGTAAGTCGGGCAAGATTGTAGGCTTGATCAGAAACTTCCACCTGAACTCCTTACGCGTTGCCATCGAGCCGCTTATTCTTCGCCTGGATTCGGTGAACAACACGCTGCTGGTTCGCACCCACCCCGGCCAGACAGAACAGGCCCTCAAAAGCATGGAGCGGCTCGCCAAACAATTTAACCCGGCTTATCCATTTGCCTATCGCTTTGCCGATGAGAGCTTTAAGGAGCAGTACAAGAGCGAGACGCTGATTGGCACACTGGCTAATTCATTCGCTTTCATTGCCATTTTCATTGCGTGCCTGGGCTTGTTTGGCCTGGCCATGTTTACTGCCGAGCAGCGGACCAAAGAAATCGGAGTTCGGAAGGTGCTGGGCGCATCGGTCACCAGTATTGTCGCCCTGCTCTCCAAAGACTTTCTGAAGCTGGTTCTGATTGCCATTCTTATTGCGACTCCCCTCGCGTGGTGGACCATGTATCAATGGCTACAGGATTTCGCCTACCGAATCGACATCGAATGGTGGATGTTTGCGCTGGCGGGTTTGCTGGCGGTGGGTATAGCGCAGCTAACGGTGAGTTTCCAGAGCATCAAAGCCGCCCTGATGAACCCGGTAAAAAGCCTGCGAAGTGCCGAATGACATTACCTCTTTGGTTTCTGAACAGGCCGGGTTATCCAAATGCGTACTGTCCAGAAGCGTACGAAAAATGTCCGGTTCTGGACAATTGCTTTCTTGTCGATTTATTAAAAAGAGCCATTCCTACGCAGGATGGCTCTTTTTTTAGTTTGGCGAGGCATTTGTTATACATATACACAACTAATAAATTCTGATGAAAGGAACGTACTTAGGCGAATTTGAAGAGATCGTTTTACTGGCAGTCGCTATTCAGTCGGGCGATGCGTATGGGGCAGCGGTCGTCTCCGAGATCGAGCAACAAATGAATCGGCCGGTCAATCTGGGGGCTGTCCACTCGGCCCTGAACCGACTTCAGGAAAAAGGGCTGGTCAAGTCGGAGATGGGGGGTGTAACATCGGAGCGGGGTGGTCGGCGGAAACGGCTTTACTCGGTGACCGCTTACGGCCGACGGGCGCTGGAAGAGATTCGGCAGGTGCGTAATCAAATGTGGGATGCCATTCCCCGAACGGCCTGGTCATGAAGAAGCTCATCACTCCCCTCCCACCGCGCTGGGCCACCCGCCTGCTGCACTGGTTCTGCGCTCCCCATCGGCTGGACGAACTGGAAGGCGACCTCGACGAGCTGTTCCAGGAGCGGGTCAAGTCGGTGGGGCTGCACCGGGCGCGCCGACGCTACGTGCGCGATGTGTTTAGCCTGATGCGGCCCTGGATTATTGATCGTCCCTCTACTGAATATGCAACGTCGGATTACCCGACCCTTTACTTTCTTCATCCTGCTATGATCCGCAATTATTTCACGGTCGCCTGGCGAAACCTGGTTCGCAACAAAGCCTTTTCAGCCATTAATATCATTGGGCTAACAACAGGTATGACATGCTGTATGCTGTTGCTTTTATACATCCGAAGCGAACTTTCCTTCGACAGGCATCATGAGTTTGCTGACGATTTGTATTTGGTCAACAGCGAAGCAATCAATGCTGGCGGTCATGAAGTATACCCCAAACTTTCGGCCTCCTATGCACAGGCCCTTAAAGCTGAATACCCCGAGGTTATGGAGGCCACCCGGCTTTGGGTAAATATCATTGAAGACCGAACGTTATTGACCGTTGATGAACGCGGAAAACCGGCTAATTCCTTCTATGAAACCAAAGGCTATCAAGTTGATTCCACATTTTTCGATGTATTTTCCTACACATTCCTGGAGGGCGATGCCAAAACGGCTTTAAACGATCCTCACTCAGTCGTATTGTCGGAGGAATTGGCCCACAAACTGTTTGGCAACACGCCAGTTCTGAATAAAACAATTCGTGTTGGCGGTACGACGGGATTTGGCGAAAACTTCAAGATCACTGGGGTCTACAAAGGCGAACAGGCGAGGTCACATATCGACGCCCGTTTCTTTGTACCGATGTCGGTGGGTTGGGTGGCTGCATTTATCCGGGAACAACCTGCCACCTACACAGGAAACAATCTGTACTATACGTACGTACGCCTAAAGCCTGGCACCGATACAGAAAAGTTCAACCGAAAATTAGCGGCATTTATGAACAAGTACGTTCGGCAAAGTTTAAAAAAAGCTGGTTTTGACAAACGTATCTTTCTGGTTCCTGTAAAAAACATTCATTTATATAGTCAACTCGCCAACATTGTAACAGCTACCAGCAGCGCAAAATATTTATATATTCTGGGCTCTATTGCCCTATTTACACTTCTGATTGCTTGTATCAATTTCATGAACCTATCGACAGCTCGTTCGGCGAAGAGGGCTACTGAAGTAGGGGTACGCAAGGTGCTGGGAGCCGGGAAGCAAGGATTAGTCGGACAATTTCTGGGCGAGTCTATG
It encodes:
- a CDS encoding ABC transporter permease — its product is MLRNYIKIAWRNIAKSKAFSLINVLGLALGMTCSLLIMLWVQDERSIDQFHTNGPRIYQVMENQQWTGNDISTTSATPGPMASALTAEIPEVERSVKITWQEEHLLTVGDKAYKEKGRYSSPDLFQIFSFPLVHGESKTALTGPTAIVISEKVAQKLFGRTDVLGRMVRVDNKEDHQVTGVVRDIPATSSLKFDFVLPEAPYEKENKWLEKWENNGIRTYALLHQNADVKTVNAKILNMVRQHDKNVTTITTFLFPYEKAYLQSKFTNGQPDGGRIEYVRLFTIVAIFLLIIACINFMNLATARSAKRAKEVGIRKVVGAERSYLVGQFVGEAMLTALFSLLIAIVLVPILLSPFNTLTEKQIEIQYANPLYWLTLLGLALVTGIVSGSYPALFLSSLQPVKVLKGTLRFNSGAVLFRQGLVVFQFALSLLLIIGTLIAGRQVDYIRTKNLGLDRENVVYMTLEGDLPKRFEPFRQELLQAPGIQSVSSAGNDPMEIGSSTIGVEWTGKPQNDKTLFTQMAISYDFVKTMKIKLLEGREFAKGTITDSTNYIVNEEAARRMGMKNPVGQNLKFWGKSGKIVGLIRNFHLNSLRVAIEPLILRLDSVNNTLLVRTHPGQTEQALKSMERLAKQFNPAYPFAYRFADESFKEQYKSETLIGTLANSFAFIAIFIACLGLFGLAMFTAEQRTKEIGVRKVLGASVTSIVALLSKDFLKLVLIAILIATPLAWWTMYQWLQDFAYRIDIEWWMFALAGLLAVGIAQLTVSFQSIKAALMNPVKSLRSAE
- a CDS encoding PadR family transcriptional regulator; its protein translation is MKGTYLGEFEEIVLLAVAIQSGDAYGAAVVSEIEQQMNRPVNLGAVHSALNRLQEKGLVKSEMGGVTSERGGRRKRLYSVTAYGRRALEEIRQVRNQMWDAIPRTAWS